In Streptococcus pneumoniae, the sequence CTATTCCGAATTGTTTTCAGCACTTTATCCTAGGATTAGAAAAGTCAACCTGAATCTTCCTGTTCCTTATGAACCACCTAGAAGAAAAAGCGTCGTTAATGATGCATTAAAGAACAGTCGAGATGAAAAAATCGGTGTGACGCACCAAGGGAGGAGTCTGCCCTTTTGAGGAAATCTAGCGAGGAAAAACGATACTGGAACAGCAGAAAGTAAAACTGACCTCATGAGGAGGAAGAAAGTGGCTCATGAGGTCAGGGGTTTTGTAAGTTACATCTAGTTGAGAGAGGTATGAATGATTTGGGGTTAGTAAACTTGTAGATTTCGATTTGAAGTAACTTGTTTTCTTGCCCGATTTGTTTTTGAAATTGAATTTTTCCATAGTGACTCCTTGATTTTCTTCTACACGTCTGATGATAAATCTAATTCGCAAAAGAGTCAAGAGGATTTTTCGAAAAATAAATAGCGACCGAAATCGCTATTTTAAGGGTTATAGGTATTTGATGGCTTAGACTGCTGTGTGACTGTTTACC encodes:
- a CDS encoding glutamine synthetase; the encoded protein is MEFFHSDSLIFFYTSDDKSNSQKSQEDFSKNK